One genomic window of Ziziphus jujuba cultivar Dongzao chromosome 4, ASM3175591v1 includes the following:
- the LOC125422649 gene encoding L10-interacting MYB domain-containing protein-like, protein MSTTENDGGDDSTLWSATNEKIYIDVMVDLINKGGMKDGQFSSKEWTNMLEALNNKSKRNYNMKQIKQKFNRLRSKHREFSELLQQTGFGWDAETNTVNATDEMWQNYIRVHPKATQFRKKGCEHYKLLGIIFNKSTATGVFRHASTSDPPNTDDEMELEAESAHVNISRDDPFSTLDKLTSNLRKRTASSSSESRSKKETKSQQMSDAIQAWTETAKAKTEVAKAKAEKYKSSYSVDDNSIGNAKDCSIATCVSLLEAIDGVDNATYLKAVEKLREADWREIFIHMSSPRKKAWLDSL, encoded by the exons ATGTCAACTACggaaaatgatggtggtgatgatTCAACTCTATGGAGTGCTACCAATGAAAAGATTTATATAGATGTTATGGTAGATTTAATAAACAAAGGTGGTATGAAAGATGGGCAGTTCAGTTCAAAGGAATGGACTAATATGCTTGAAGCTCTGAATAATAAGTCTAAAAGAAATTACAACATGAAGCAAATTAAGCAGAAATTCAATAGGCTTCGAAGTAAGCATCGTGAGTTTAGTGAGCTGTTGCAACAAACTGGATTTGGTTGGGATGCTGAAACTAATACTGTGAATGCTACAGATGAAATGTGGCAAAACTATATACGG gtGCATCCTAAAGCAACGCAATTTCGAAAGAAAGGATGTGAGCATTACAAGCTATTAGGAATTATATTTAACAAGTCAACTGCTACTGGAGTGTTTCGTCATGCATCTACTAGTGATCCACCCAATACTGATGATGAGATGGAATTGGAGGCTGAGAGTGCACATGTTAACATTAGTCGTGATGATCCCTTTTCTACTCTTGATAAATTAACAAGCAATTTGAGGAAACGCACTGCATCATCTAGCTCAGAAAGTagaagtaaaaaggaaactaaGTCACAACAAATGAGTGATGCAATCCAAGCATGGACTGAGACAGCAAAGGCAAAGACAGAAGTTGCTAAAGCTAAggcagaaaaatataaaagttcctATAGTGTGGATGATAATAGTATTGGTAATGCAAAAGATTGTTCCATTGCTACATGTGTGAGCCTTCTTGAAGCAATAGATGGAGTTGACAATGCTACTTATCTTAAAGCAGTAGAAAAGTTGAGAGAGGCAGATTGGAGAGAGATATTTATCCATATGTCTTCGCCTAGGAAGAAGGCTTGGTTAGATAGTCTTTAG